A section of the Chitinophagales bacterium genome encodes:
- a CDS encoding HmuY family protein has protein sequence MNKNRLSKNLSFLHSIIGIGILSVLPLLSSCEKEEPLWKLPPPGEEEIDQVAMGETYTTTVFYKFKTQTKIERSINLFHLAFESNTEGYRVKMNNGKNVQVFNTHSTNFSETFSVNNNTAWSYDAPNGHLDSTAIGNWLSNTETRESKNEVYIIDLGDGASPKYKKFQLLHVSDSTYTIQHANTDNSNLQQCTFKKETTATFTYFDFFSNTTINYEPSPLDYDIVFTKYKHIFNEDGVITPYSVNGALLNPVNTYAAKGNAGDFASISYNDAAQLNYTNAANLIGYGWKYYNLEESKYSVLPNLFVVKDAEGVLWKLEFLDFYNNTGYKGYPKFRFQRL, from the coding sequence ATGAATAAAAACCGATTAAGCAAAAATTTATCATTCCTGCATTCAATAATCGGTATTGGAATTTTATCGGTATTGCCATTGCTCAGCTCTTGCGAAAAAGAAGAGCCGCTTTGGAAGTTGCCACCACCGGGCGAAGAAGAAATAGACCAAGTAGCTATGGGCGAAACATACACCACTACTGTATTCTACAAGTTCAAAACCCAAACCAAAATTGAACGAAGCATCAATCTCTTTCATCTTGCATTTGAATCCAATACCGAAGGATACAGAGTAAAGATGAACAACGGAAAAAATGTTCAAGTATTTAATACGCACAGCACTAATTTTTCCGAAACATTTTCAGTAAACAATAATACTGCATGGAGCTACGATGCGCCCAATGGCCATTTAGACTCTACTGCCATAGGTAATTGGTTAAGCAATACAGAAACAAGAGAATCAAAAAACGAAGTGTATATTATAGACTTAGGCGATGGTGCTTCGCCCAAGTACAAAAAGTTTCAACTATTACATGTAAGCGATTCTACCTACACCATTCAACACGCAAATACAGACAACAGCAACTTACAGCAGTGCACATTCAAAAAAGAAACCACTGCAACCTTCACCTACTTTGACTTTTTTTCTAACACCACCATAAACTACGAACCTTCGCCACTCGATTATGATATTGTATTCACCAAATACAAACATATTTTTAATGAAGATGGCGTAATTACACCCTACTCAGTAAATGGCGCACTGCTTAATCCTGTAAACACCTATGCAGCCAAAGGCAATGCCGGAGATTTCGCCTCCATATCGTACAACGATGCAGCACAACTCAACTATACAAATGCGGCTAACCTTATTGGCTATGGCTGGAAATATTACAACTTAGAAGAAAGCAAATACAGCGTACTCCCCAACTTGTTTGTAGTAAAAGATGCCGAAGGGGTGTTATGGAAACTAGAGTTTCTTGATTTCTATAACAACACAGGCTACAAAGGCTATCCCAAATTTAGATTTCAAAGACTGTAA
- a CDS encoding response regulator transcription factor, translated as MQGKKILLVEDEESIADALKINLEEEGYEVTHAIDGQTAIECITKEQYNILLLDVMLPDKDGYEVCNYFRNRDKLTPIIFLSALNDGESKVKGLRAGADDFICKPFNLDELLLKIERLLFKVNPRTKNDVVYFGNCWIDFTVREAKGADGSKINMSKIELDLAKLLIENENKPMKREYIYKSIWGYDDRNLPNSRTLDNFIVFLRKYFEKDAAHPKHFLAVRSIGYKFQR; from the coding sequence ATGCAAGGAAAAAAAATACTATTAGTTGAAGATGAAGAAAGCATTGCCGATGCACTTAAAATAAACCTAGAAGAAGAAGGCTATGAAGTTACGCATGCCATAGACGGCCAAACGGCAATTGAATGTATAACTAAAGAACAATACAACATCTTGCTGCTCGATGTAATGCTGCCCGATAAAGATGGATACGAAGTTTGCAACTACTTTAGAAACCGCGATAAACTAACGCCTATTATTTTCTTATCGGCACTAAACGATGGCGAATCTAAAGTAAAAGGACTGCGAGCCGGAGCCGATGATTTTATTTGTAAACCCTTTAACCTCGATGAGCTGCTACTAAAAATAGAGCGTCTGTTATTTAAGGTAAATCCACGCACCAAAAACGATGTGGTTTACTTTGGCAATTGTTGGATAGACTTTACCGTGCGCGAAGCAAAAGGAGCCGATGGCAGTAAAATAAACATGAGCAAAATTGAACTCGACCTTGCCAAACTATTGATAGAAAATGAGAATAAACCCATGAAACGCGAGTACATCTACAAAAGCATTTGGGGCTACGATGACCGCAACCTGCCTAACTCTCGCACACTCGATAATTTTATTGTGTTCCTCAGAAAGTATTTTGAAAAAGATGCTGCGCATCCAAAACACTTCCTTGCAGTGCGCAGTATTGGCTATAAATTTCAGCGCTAA
- a CDS encoding ferredoxin has product MYKVIQYRSKCIGCNACVEAAPKRWIVSKKDGRAILVGAAAKKGIYMVDVEDWEYEENNTAKQHCPVGIIDVRKLF; this is encoded by the coding sequence ATGTATAAAGTTATACAGTACCGGAGTAAATGTATTGGCTGCAATGCATGTGTGGAGGCAGCACCCAAGCGTTGGATAGTTTCTAAAAAAGACGGACGAGCTATTTTGGTTGGCGCTGCCGCAAAAAAAGGTATTTACATGGTGGATGTAGAAGACTGGGAGTACGAAGAAAACAATACCGCCAAGCAGCATTGCCCGGTTGGAATTATTGATGTAAGGAAACTGTTTTAA
- a CDS encoding U32 family peptidase, which translates to MEGKNRGPIELMAPAGSYEAMMAAIKAGCNAVYFGVEQLNMRARSTNNFTLDDLDKIAAIGKDHNVKTYLTLNTILYDHDIRLMKSIVQAAKKSGISAIIASDHAAIHAAHKEGMEVHISTQANISNVETIEFYSAFADVVVLARELSLKQVADICANIKRKNITGPAGKLIEVEIFVHGALCMAISGKCYMSLHSHYASANRGACIQNCRRSYVVTDKEEGIEFEVDNEYIMSAKDLCTIDFIDKVIDAGVSVMKIEGRGRSADYVFTATKCYREAIDAYFEGTYTAGKIQDWRNRLATVYNRGFWDGYYLGKKIGEWSNEYGSKATQKKVYIGKGVKYYAKSAIGEFRAESNFLEIGNKVMITGPTTGYVETTVEELRVNNEAVQQVGKGDLFSFKVKEKVRPSDKLYKIVEA; encoded by the coding sequence ATGGAAGGCAAGAATAGAGGACCGATAGAATTGATGGCGCCAGCAGGCTCTTACGAAGCTATGATGGCTGCAATTAAGGCAGGTTGTAATGCGGTATATTTTGGAGTGGAGCAATTAAACATGCGTGCGCGCTCTACTAATAATTTTACGTTAGATGATTTAGATAAAATTGCCGCAATAGGGAAGGATCATAACGTAAAAACTTATCTTACGCTAAACACTATACTTTACGACCATGATATTAGGCTAATGAAAAGTATTGTACAGGCAGCTAAAAAGAGTGGTATTTCTGCCATTATAGCTTCGGATCATGCAGCAATACATGCGGCACACAAAGAAGGAATGGAGGTGCATATTTCTACACAAGCCAATATATCTAATGTAGAAACAATTGAGTTTTACAGCGCATTTGCAGATGTGGTAGTGCTCGCGCGTGAGTTAAGTTTAAAACAGGTGGCAGATATTTGTGCTAACATTAAACGTAAGAATATCACAGGGCCGGCAGGCAAACTCATTGAGGTTGAAATATTTGTTCACGGAGCACTCTGCATGGCAATTTCCGGTAAGTGCTATATGAGTTTACACTCACATTACGCATCGGCAAACCGCGGAGCCTGCATACAAAATTGCAGAAGAAGTTATGTAGTTACCGATAAAGAAGAAGGAATTGAATTTGAGGTGGATAATGAGTACATAATGTCGGCAAAAGATTTATGTACCATAGATTTTATAGATAAAGTAATAGATGCCGGAGTAAGTGTAATGAAAATTGAAGGACGCGGGCGCTCGGCAGATTATGTATTTACTGCCACTAAATGTTATAGAGAAGCAATAGATGCTTATTTTGAAGGTACTTACACTGCAGGAAAAATTCAAGACTGGCGCAACCGCTTGGCAACAGTATATAATCGAGGCTTTTGGGATGGATATTACTTAGGAAAAAAAATAGGCGAGTGGAGTAATGAATATGGCTCTAAAGCCACGCAAAAGAAAGTATATATTGGCAAGGGCGTAAAGTATTATGCAAAGTCTGCAATTGGAGAATTTAGGGCAGAAAGCAATTTTCTTGAAATTGGAAATAAGGTGATGATTACCGGCCCTACCACCGGCTATGTAGAAACCACCGTAGAAGAATTGCGCGTAAACAATGAAGCTGTGCAGCAGGTAGGAAAAGGCGATTTGTTTTCCTTTAAAGTGAAAGAAAAAGTGCGCCCTTCTGATAAACTCTATAAAATAGTTGAAGCGTAG
- a CDS encoding thiamine-binding protein encodes MHNNTINAAIQLVPLAKRNEAFLTIDKAIAAIQRSGLLHEVGGFETNIEGTYNDVMKLFNEVCEVANQGGNEFLVYLKLHVHPQENLSAEEKLRKFK; translated from the coding sequence ATGCATAACAACACTATAAATGCAGCCATTCAACTGGTTCCTTTGGCAAAGCGCAACGAGGCTTTTCTCACAATAGATAAAGCCATTGCTGCCATACAGCGCAGTGGATTATTGCATGAAGTTGGAGGGTTTGAAACAAACATAGAAGGCACCTACAACGATGTGATGAAACTGTTTAATGAAGTTTGTGAAGTGGCCAACCAAGGAGGAAATGAATTTTTAGTCTATCTGAAACTGCATGTTCATCCTCAAGAAAATTTATCGGCTGAAGAAAAGTTGAGGAAGTTTAAGTAA
- a CDS encoding tyrosine-type recombinase/integrase: MSASNNVTFTPAVHRGKAVIFIQFPYNAKWTAAVKKMQTAQWSQSRKAWYVDDNPYFRNRFGLTSQHISKEVLVKIHEVNQAALIELVNALEVRAYSPNTIKTYKNEFAQLLYALKSYPVNELSAEKLKAYFLYCLRELKHTENQVHSRFNAIKFYFEKVLMRGKLFLEIPRPQKPSKLPKVINAADIKKMLSTVTNIKHNTMLKLCYGMGLRVSEIVNLKVSDIDSKRLQVLVERAKGKKDRYVNLPESILDQLREYYKQYRPKTYLFEGQFGEKYSTRSVQLIFKTALQKAKINKPVGIHSLRHSYATHLMEAGTDVSFIQKLLGHNDIKTTLIYAHVSKKDLNKIKSPLDSL, from the coding sequence ATGTCTGCTTCGAATAATGTAACCTTTACACCCGCTGTGCATCGTGGCAAGGCGGTAATATTTATTCAGTTTCCCTACAATGCAAAATGGACGGCAGCAGTAAAAAAAATGCAAACTGCACAATGGAGCCAAAGCCGAAAGGCTTGGTACGTAGACGATAACCCTTACTTCAGAAACCGTTTTGGATTAACTTCCCAACATATTTCTAAAGAAGTATTGGTTAAAATACACGAAGTAAACCAAGCTGCATTGATAGAACTAGTAAATGCATTAGAAGTTAGAGCTTATAGCCCCAACACCATCAAAACATATAAAAATGAATTTGCACAACTACTCTATGCACTTAAAAGTTATCCGGTAAACGAATTGAGTGCCGAAAAGTTAAAGGCATATTTTTTGTATTGCCTACGAGAGTTAAAACATACCGAAAACCAGGTTCATAGTCGCTTTAATGCCATAAAATTTTACTTTGAAAAAGTATTGATGCGGGGAAAGTTATTTTTAGAAATTCCACGTCCGCAAAAGCCAAGTAAGCTACCCAAAGTAATCAACGCTGCCGACATAAAAAAGATGCTCAGCACCGTTACTAACATAAAGCACAACACCATGCTAAAACTATGCTATGGCATGGGTTTGCGGGTTTCGGAAATTGTAAACCTTAAAGTATCAGACATAGATAGCAAGCGCTTGCAAGTACTGGTAGAAAGAGCTAAAGGCAAAAAAGACCGCTATGTAAATCTACCTGAAAGCATATTAGACCAACTACGCGAATACTACAAGCAATACCGCCCAAAAACTTACTTATTCGAAGGGCAGTTCGGAGAAAAATACAGCACGCGAAGTGTGCAACTTATCTTTAAAACAGCCTTGCAAAAAGCCAAGATAAACAAGCCTGTGGGCATACACAGTTTAAGACACAGCTACGCCACTCACTTAATGGAAGCCGGAACTGATGTTTCTTTTATTCAAAAACTATTGGGGCACAACGATATTAAAACCACGCTTATTTATGCCCACGTGAGCAAAAAGGATTTAAATAAAATTAAAAGCCCCTTAGACAGTTTGTAA